Proteins encoded together in one Candidatus Thermoplasmatota archaeon window:
- a CDS encoding NAD(P)/FAD-dependent oxidoreductase: MDQAFSGDVDVLVVGGGPVGAAAARGLSARGHRTLLVEEHELVGTPMQCAGLFTPRIFDLAGFPSDDILLNEIRGAHMWSPGGRRLTIDGGKTMAVAINRPAFDQRCVEQAERSGARVLRGTRALSAERDRDGVAVRLDRRGEHATVRTRLLVGADGVQANVARWFGLPRARELLPCYGAQMKGLADVEEPYVEMFFGRDLAPGFFAWIVPQGGGFGMVEMGMNMGAERLGPESRPMTARDRWLRMAQDPRASRMVASARPVYEVCACIPIGAAKRTTSDRVMIVGDAAGQAKPTTGGGVYTGLKCARHLVDVADAALAEDDLSDARLSEYHARWQADVGREIAIGYRLRRTFAHLTDEQTERLFETVDDPDLLATVNVLGDIDYPSRLARQLFKKAPSLLRYGAPALVKSLFS; this comes from the coding sequence ATGGACCAGGCGTTTTCCGGCGACGTCGACGTGCTCGTCGTGGGCGGCGGGCCCGTCGGAGCGGCGGCGGCCAGGGGCCTTTCGGCGCGCGGGCACCGGACCCTGCTCGTGGAGGAGCACGAGCTCGTGGGCACCCCCATGCAGTGCGCCGGCCTGTTCACGCCGCGCATCTTCGACCTCGCCGGCTTTCCGTCCGACGACATCCTGCTCAACGAGATCCGCGGCGCCCACATGTGGAGCCCCGGCGGCCGTCGGCTCACGATCGACGGCGGCAAGACCATGGCCGTGGCCATCAACCGGCCCGCCTTCGACCAACGATGCGTCGAGCAGGCGGAGCGTTCCGGCGCGCGGGTCCTGCGCGGGACCCGAGCCCTGTCGGCCGAGCGCGACCGCGATGGCGTCGCCGTGCGCTTGGACCGGCGGGGCGAACACGCGACGGTGCGGACGCGCCTTCTCGTCGGGGCCGACGGCGTGCAGGCGAACGTGGCGCGCTGGTTCGGCCTGCCCCGCGCGCGCGAGCTCCTGCCCTGCTACGGCGCCCAGATGAAGGGGCTTGCCGACGTCGAGGAGCCGTACGTGGAGATGTTCTTCGGCCGCGACCTTGCGCCCGGCTTCTTCGCGTGGATCGTTCCCCAAGGCGGCGGATTTGGCATGGTCGAGATGGGCATGAACATGGGCGCCGAGCGGTTGGGGCCGGAAAGCCGGCCCATGACGGCGCGAGACCGCTGGCTTCGCATGGCGCAGGATCCGCGAGCCTCCCGCATGGTCGCCTCCGCGCGGCCCGTGTACGAGGTGTGCGCATGCATTCCGATCGGCGCGGCCAAACGCACGACCTCGGATCGCGTGATGATCGTGGGCGACGCGGCCGGGCAAGCCAAGCCCACGACGGGCGGTGGCGTCTACACGGGGTTGAAGTGCGCCCGGCACCTCGTCGACGTCGCAGACGCGGCGCTTGCCGAAGACGACCTCTCCGACGCGCGACTGTCGGAGTACCATGCGCGGTGGCAGGCCGACGTGGGCCGCGAGATCGCCATCGGCTACCGGCTGCGCCGCACCTTTGCCCACCTCACGGACGAGCAGACCGAGCGCCTCTTCGAGACGGTGGACGACCCCGACCTCCTTGCGACCGTGAACGTGCTTGGCGACATCGACTACCCAAGCCGCCTCGCGCGCCAGCTCTTCAAGAAGGCGCCCTCGCTCTTGCGGTACGGCGCGCCCGCGCTCGTGAAGTCGCTGTTCTCCTAG